In one window of Paucidesulfovibrio gracilis DSM 16080 DNA:
- a CDS encoding DUF3883 domain-containing protein yields MLDQSSVVKNDVLSSVSDWYEWLSGEEQKTVNAYRTKPELFIGHFRRERDTTAEYKGREVLELLQNAADAAKKIGQQGQVLIELSPAGLIVANSGAAFSTGGVQSLQTPDFSPKFNEGVYIGNKGLGFRAVLNWSDWPVILSQSLALTYCEQYLTRKTEQLCQASPELNSLVQDESQRLNGSVSPGLPFPAFSENGDLSEYMTEASQKAVYQRCQELHLDEKYTTVIGMPFKSEDLYEVAKLQIQTLRPEILLFVHHLDKIAFRLHDEDEYNWSRIKDDDSQMMVMKNGAPIGIWRVFHYEGIVPKEEVDDSQQGQVQFELIVAVPEVQDCGELVASPLFSHFPTNILMPIPVVCHASLELDQSRNHILDKNSNRYVLHELAGFVATIAEQRAVQYPAGCNAGFRLLIPLRSSYPHDLEQMVFPEALLNAARTKCIVPTLGGKAVRYDQAYSVDGADESWLPAEVFEDVTPIADVSERDFFKKLGVKALSDSDFRQRLLAIENLSLGERVRLIVGLIENCVSSSVHSSALLLSSSAESVPDNATVLIAPKESKLPSTPSWVSLRYLDSDLARMLSDRLRVSDSRDLQRKMRSFGLQEYSLANLIQRVIANSNQYAKEEGDSSEMVQKELIQYLFKLFELEDSTKKRPAFPERASLSLININGDRCPVNTLYMGTGYGSDGNIVQSLYGACHPEQLVAAPHALGLKNCEKDELISFMQWIGVSRWPRETSTNCSDTEYKEYLLGTISYPVNFNEYHFNSREEASRNARFFVRDMKNIDGLEAIIESAPTAAIAAWLALDEKMPQLLRAGEWNARFSAKKGNDRNWRSYRGRLPSFIKWKLEGSEWLIAKDGSKMRPKDCVLGTRLNEALFLRPVYPESDVLELYGLDINDLIEGWRRGGVASSIAELEKNRLYELLLEWPERHPDGKSARALYKAVIDAIDTAFGEDRGARSLFFESGKMWSKCGEYYPIGEMRHDDLQGFPQALLDEFTLVDLPHRVGSDKVRRTFGVNSLDKEDIEQRVNSYDLAGNFDVEFQSVKPFWYCLRVAQSSQVQNLESLKRLKLRVCSKISTTLLYQGKTINYSVPVWGWLIDNGVLYVRSDPAKSVNSKSTLLAEAIGAAIASLFRIASGAEFVTMFLTDPEDREALLEQKGIETTTEEMERILKDFGTPVIESVPVLPQGVPVPELEKRTEGKSDSPSTSEPVDSTPSPAPDKVEEADLKVEGKDCVDPKERTKRNITVKRVVNKQGGHTRRVTDYNFVERKALEVEAFFDRFPVLVGHITGYEAPGCDILSFSSAEHRDEFLSGENRDSDRVERFIEVKGRRDKGAAIELRGNEMNAAHERQEKYYIYRMSKNGEGSFELSILNNPMAHKNALEQSIYVDMDRAESLERFNVSGGSAE; encoded by the coding sequence ATGCTAGATCAGTCCAGTGTTGTTAAAAATGATGTTCTTTCCTCCGTATCAGATTGGTATGAATGGTTATCTGGTGAGGAGCAGAAAACAGTAAACGCATACCGTACAAAGCCGGAGCTGTTCATAGGTCATTTCCGTAGAGAAAGAGACACGACTGCTGAGTACAAAGGACGAGAAGTACTGGAGTTGCTTCAAAATGCTGCCGACGCAGCAAAAAAAATAGGACAACAAGGGCAAGTCCTTATCGAGTTAAGTCCTGCTGGATTGATCGTAGCCAATAGTGGTGCTGCATTTTCTACAGGTGGTGTTCAATCATTACAGACTCCAGATTTTAGTCCGAAATTTAACGAAGGCGTTTATATTGGCAATAAAGGACTTGGCTTTCGCGCTGTCCTTAACTGGAGCGATTGGCCAGTGATCTTAAGTCAGTCGTTAGCACTTACTTATTGCGAACAATATTTGACCAGAAAGACAGAGCAGTTGTGCCAAGCGAGTCCTGAGTTAAACTCCTTGGTGCAGGATGAGAGTCAAAGGCTCAACGGCAGTGTCTCTCCCGGGCTGCCTTTTCCAGCTTTTTCCGAGAACGGAGATTTGTCAGAATATATGACTGAGGCATCTCAAAAAGCTGTGTACCAAAGGTGTCAAGAACTGCATTTAGATGAGAAGTACACGACAGTAATTGGTATGCCTTTCAAGTCTGAGGACTTGTACGAAGTTGCCAAATTGCAAATCCAGACATTGCGTCCAGAGATTCTCCTATTCGTTCATCATCTAGATAAAATTGCATTTAGGTTGCACGACGAGGATGAATACAACTGGTCCCGTATTAAAGATGATGATTCCCAAATGATGGTGATGAAAAATGGTGCCCCAATCGGAATATGGAGGGTCTTTCACTATGAAGGGATCGTTCCGAAAGAAGAAGTAGATGATAGTCAGCAAGGCCAAGTACAGTTTGAACTTATTGTAGCTGTCCCTGAAGTGCAGGATTGTGGGGAACTTGTTGCATCACCTCTTTTCTCTCATTTCCCGACGAATATTTTGATGCCGATTCCGGTAGTCTGTCACGCCTCGCTAGAGCTTGACCAAAGTAGAAATCACATTCTGGACAAAAACAGTAATCGGTATGTCTTGCATGAGCTGGCTGGTTTTGTTGCCACAATTGCTGAACAAAGGGCTGTTCAATATCCTGCCGGGTGCAATGCTGGATTTCGTTTATTAATCCCTCTTCGAAGTTCGTACCCTCACGATCTGGAACAAATGGTATTTCCAGAGGCTTTACTAAATGCTGCTCGGACAAAATGCATAGTTCCAACATTGGGTGGTAAGGCTGTGCGCTACGACCAAGCTTACTCTGTTGATGGGGCAGATGAGTCCTGGCTCCCCGCAGAAGTTTTCGAAGATGTAACTCCTATAGCCGATGTGTCTGAGAGGGACTTTTTCAAAAAGCTCGGAGTGAAAGCTTTGAGTGATAGTGACTTTCGACAACGGTTGCTTGCTATTGAAAATCTTTCTTTAGGCGAAAGAGTACGATTGATTGTTGGGTTGATTGAGAACTGTGTTTCTTCAAGCGTCCATAGTTCAGCCCTTTTATTAAGTTCAAGTGCGGAGTCTGTGCCTGATAACGCAACCGTCCTGATTGCACCAAAAGAATCAAAGCTGCCCTCAACCCCTTCATGGGTATCATTGCGATATTTGGACTCGGATTTAGCGCGTATGCTGAGCGATAGATTGCGCGTGTCTGACTCTCGTGATTTGCAACGAAAGATGAGGTCTTTCGGGCTACAAGAGTACTCGTTAGCGAATCTAATTCAACGTGTGATTGCAAATTCAAACCAATACGCGAAGGAAGAAGGCGACTCCTCAGAAATGGTTCAAAAGGAGCTAATTCAATACCTTTTCAAATTGTTTGAGTTGGAGGACTCCACCAAGAAACGTCCTGCATTTCCTGAAAGGGCTTCCTTGTCATTAATCAATATCAATGGAGACCGTTGCCCCGTTAATACGCTTTATATGGGGACGGGCTACGGTAGTGATGGGAACATCGTTCAAAGCTTGTATGGGGCATGTCATCCTGAACAACTTGTCGCAGCCCCTCATGCGTTGGGGCTGAAGAACTGTGAAAAGGATGAGTTAATCTCATTTATGCAGTGGATTGGTGTCTCCAGGTGGCCCAGAGAAACCTCCACAAATTGCAGCGACACAGAGTATAAGGAGTATCTGCTAGGAACCATAAGCTATCCAGTTAACTTCAATGAATATCATTTTAACAGTAGAGAAGAGGCTTCCCGGAATGCTCGTTTCTTTGTTCGGGACATGAAGAACATTGATGGACTGGAAGCAATAATTGAGAGCGCACCGACAGCAGCAATTGCTGCTTGGTTAGCGCTGGATGAAAAGATGCCTCAACTTCTTAGGGCCGGGGAGTGGAATGCTCGTTTTAGCGCGAAGAAAGGGAATGATCGTAACTGGAGGAGTTACAGGGGGAGATTGCCAAGTTTTATCAAATGGAAGCTTGAAGGTTCTGAATGGTTAATTGCTAAAGATGGAAGCAAAATGCGTCCTAAGGATTGTGTTTTAGGTACGCGATTAAATGAAGCACTTTTTCTAAGACCAGTATATCCAGAAAGTGATGTGCTAGAATTGTATGGCCTTGATATTAATGATCTGATTGAAGGTTGGCGGCGTGGGGGTGTCGCTTCCAGCATCGCGGAGCTTGAAAAAAATCGTCTGTATGAGTTGTTGCTTGAGTGGCCTGAACGCCACCCTGATGGAAAGTCTGCAAGAGCATTATACAAAGCTGTTATTGACGCGATAGACACAGCTTTTGGAGAAGATAGAGGAGCGCGTAGCCTGTTTTTTGAGTCTGGCAAGATGTGGAGCAAGTGTGGTGAGTATTACCCTATTGGTGAGATGCGCCATGATGACTTGCAAGGATTCCCACAAGCTCTGTTGGATGAGTTTACATTAGTTGATCTGCCTCACCGAGTTGGCTCTGATAAAGTGAGGCGAACATTTGGTGTAAACTCGCTTGATAAAGAGGACATTGAGCAGCGTGTGAACAGCTATGATTTGGCTGGAAATTTTGATGTAGAATTTCAAAGTGTAAAGCCATTTTGGTACTGTCTCCGTGTTGCACAATCCAGCCAAGTTCAGAATTTGGAGTCTCTGAAGCGGTTGAAATTAAGAGTGTGTTCCAAGATAAGCACGACTCTGCTTTATCAGGGGAAAACCATTAACTACTCTGTTCCAGTGTGGGGCTGGCTTATTGATAATGGTGTTTTGTATGTGCGGAGCGACCCTGCAAAATCCGTCAATTCAAAGTCTACTCTATTAGCTGAAGCTATTGGCGCAGCTATCGCTTCACTGTTTAGGATTGCGAGTGGCGCGGAGTTTGTGACGATGTTCTTAACTGATCCAGAAGACCGGGAGGCTCTTCTTGAGCAAAAGGGAATCGAAACGACTACTGAAGAGATGGAACGGATACTTAAAGATTTTGGAACTCCCGTCATTGAATCTGTACCAGTACTTCCCCAAGGGGTGCCAGTTCCCGAACTGGAAAAACGAACAGAGGGTAAAAGTGATTCTCCATCAACCTCAGAACCCGTTGACAGTACGCCTTCACCAGCTCCAGACAAGGTAGAGGAAGCTGATTTGAAAGTGGAAGGGAAGGACTGCGTTGATCCTAAAGAAAGAACCAAGCGTAATATAACGGTTAAGAGAGTTGTGAATAAGCAGGGAGGCCATACTCGGCGGGTGACAGACTATAATTTTGTTGAACGAAAAGCCCTAGAGGTTGAGGCGTTCTTTGATAGGTTCCCTGTACTCGTTGGACATATTACCGGTTATGAAGCTCCTGGCTGCGATATTCTCAGTTTTTCATCTGCGGAACATAGAGATGAATTTCTTTCAGGAGAAAATAGAGATTCTGACCGGGTTGAACGATTTATTGAAGTTAAAGGACGTCGAGACAAAGGAGCTGCGATTGAATTGCGTGGCAACGAAATGAATGCTGCACATGAGAGACAAGAAAAATACTACATCTATCGAATGAGTAAAAACGGTGAAGGTTCGTTTGAATTAAGCATATTAAATAATCCGATGGCGCATAAGAATGCGTTAGAGCAATCCATTTATGTAGACATGGATCGTGCAGAGTCTCTGGAGAGATTTAATGTCTCAGGTGGTTCAGCAGAATAA
- a CDS encoding DUF6035 family protein — protein MDDDYKRIAGNLDNRQNLCCENPEVKEVLDLGTGKVLLAQDAIGSDVNGAMRLRRKLAGQHKITDDDQLEVICPYCHKPLRLNCLMSGQRFYFAHIKRENNCPQLEKKNWTKERIEAAKYNGQKESLPHKQMKGDLCRVLEADSRFSDIAVEEVVKGEDPSTWRKPDVRALYNGALRVVFEIQLSTTFLEVVLARRDFYREKGELLVWVFKKFSLRDARMMEFDTFHANNMNAIVLDQKAQEWCQQHGKLGLKCVWVEPKHEDGQLSHSEYSDIIDFEDLSKSVEDQQIYWFDYNGKRAIVDAELERWREVERVRNIRESFFDAFDPTLDADDQSKYANKFFPEMNLRSNDIKWRLSGYLRMMNAARTGDPTKRGGGWGFSNFKNIYDNVYKSHTSLYFLFCCAMKAYSRDETSTSITDRKEEAWRSVCADGENSKFHHDSIYSELTEVLFPEVHEVYKKILSKSKKGS, from the coding sequence GTGGATGATGACTATAAGCGCATAGCTGGCAATTTAGATAATCGCCAAAATCTTTGCTGCGAGAATCCTGAAGTCAAAGAAGTTTTGGACCTTGGCACGGGGAAAGTTCTTCTTGCTCAGGATGCCATTGGGAGTGACGTAAATGGCGCAATGAGATTGCGTAGGAAACTGGCAGGGCAGCATAAAATCACCGACGATGATCAGTTAGAGGTGATTTGTCCCTATTGCCACAAACCTTTGCGTTTAAACTGTCTTATGAGCGGACAGCGTTTCTACTTTGCACATATCAAACGCGAAAATAACTGCCCACAACTAGAGAAAAAGAACTGGACCAAAGAACGCATTGAAGCAGCTAAGTATAATGGTCAAAAGGAGTCTCTGCCTCACAAACAGATGAAAGGAGACCTGTGCAGGGTGTTGGAGGCTGATTCTCGTTTTTCAGATATTGCAGTTGAAGAGGTTGTAAAAGGAGAGGACCCAAGTACGTGGCGCAAGCCCGATGTCAGGGCTTTGTACAATGGTGCTTTACGAGTTGTTTTTGAAATACAGTTATCGACCACTTTTCTGGAAGTGGTGTTGGCTAGGAGAGATTTCTATCGAGAAAAAGGCGAATTGCTTGTTTGGGTTTTTAAAAAATTCTCACTCCGCGATGCTCGTATGATGGAATTTGACACCTTTCACGCAAACAACATGAACGCGATAGTGTTAGATCAGAAAGCGCAGGAATGGTGCCAACAGCACGGAAAGCTGGGGCTGAAGTGTGTTTGGGTTGAGCCTAAACATGAAGATGGTCAGCTTTCTCATTCGGAATATTCCGATATTATTGACTTTGAAGATTTGAGCAAAAGCGTTGAAGATCAGCAGATTTATTGGTTCGATTACAATGGGAAAAGAGCAATTGTTGATGCCGAGTTGGAGAGGTGGAGGGAAGTAGAGCGAGTCCGAAATATACGGGAGAGCTTCTTCGATGCCTTCGATCCAACTCTTGATGCTGATGACCAATCAAAATACGCGAACAAGTTCTTTCCTGAAATGAATTTGCGTTCAAATGATATTAAGTGGCGATTAAGTGGCTACTTGCGGATGATGAACGCGGCGAGGACTGGCGATCCGACTAAGAGAGGCGGCGGTTGGGGATTTTCAAACTTCAAGAATATATACGACAACGTGTATAAGTCCCATACTTCACTATACTTCTTGTTTTGCTGTGCAATGAAAGCATACTCAAGGGACGAAACTAGCACATCAATCACTGACCGGAAGGAAGAAGCCTGGAGGTCTGTTTGTGCTGATGGCGAGAATTCAAAATTTCACCATGATTCTATTTACTCTGAGCTGACAGAGGTTTTATTTCCGGAGGTACATGAAGTGTATAAGAAAATTTTGTCAAAATCTAAGAAGGGTAGTTGA
- a CDS encoding toll/interleukin-1 receptor domain-containing protein, with protein MLHDIFISHASEDKDKYVRGLAEALEKENVAVWYDEFSLKPGDSLRRSIDLGLSKSRFGIVVLSPSFLAKKWPEWELDGLVQRQNSSNDPVIIPVWLDVSAKEIINYSPSLADKYALQASAGVQSNVQEILKVVKPQGSSLVVARDRLLSLGYNPPVVTDDWWHKAIEYTGSNELEGTFQDAMGWGRWGFPLPENGPSTAQKGERIAWAVLQTEWMERAEREQITQITHPDIVHDFINSSIGLEDRCGNNLHYLATYAPQTTIRGCSGLFEEQFDAALRWSQQKNNERRQTNSKYGSALTTDGTSPRCDEFIALRDDNFGFYGPATIACFFVQGHLMGPEVKFYDTIDYLVWMLSDQSYWLPKDHRSYLIDGMKQWGTWDWEEYDNWTHFPSNKDTGALSKAILKSKSPKDFKLTPRVLKDIKTRFQYSVEILGLDNSVEELVDAFIEKEFISDLILKRKRGRKRRK; from the coding sequence ATGCTACACGATATTTTTATTAGTCACGCATCAGAGGACAAAGACAAGTATGTCCGCGGACTTGCAGAAGCTCTTGAAAAAGAGAATGTAGCTGTTTGGTATGACGAGTTTTCCTTAAAACCCGGTGACAGCCTCAGAAGATCAATCGATCTAGGATTATCCAAATCCCGCTTTGGAATCGTTGTATTAAGCCCATCCTTCCTCGCGAAAAAATGGCCCGAATGGGAACTCGATGGACTCGTTCAGCGGCAGAACTCGTCAAACGATCCCGTCATCATACCCGTTTGGCTTGATGTCTCAGCAAAAGAGATCATCAATTACTCTCCTTCTCTCGCGGACAAATATGCGTTGCAAGCATCTGCCGGTGTGCAATCAAATGTTCAAGAAATTCTGAAGGTTGTAAAGCCACAAGGGTCTTCTTTAGTTGTAGCCAGAGATCGCTTGCTAAGCTTAGGATACAATCCCCCTGTCGTGACTGACGACTGGTGGCACAAGGCAATCGAATATACCGGCTCGAATGAGCTTGAAGGGACATTTCAAGATGCCATGGGGTGGGGGAGATGGGGATTTCCACTACCCGAAAATGGGCCAAGTACTGCTCAAAAGGGTGAGAGGATTGCTTGGGCTGTACTACAAACCGAGTGGATGGAACGGGCTGAACGCGAGCAAATCACACAAATAACTCACCCAGACATTGTACATGATTTTATTAACTCATCTATAGGGCTAGAAGACAGGTGTGGCAACAATCTGCATTACCTAGCCACCTATGCCCCTCAAACAACAATACGTGGATGCAGTGGACTATTTGAAGAACAATTTGATGCTGCTTTACGTTGGTCACAACAGAAGAATAATGAGAGGAGGCAAACCAATTCAAAATACGGCTCCGCCTTAACTACAGACGGTACCAGCCCTCGCTGCGATGAATTTATTGCACTCCGCGATGACAACTTTGGCTTTTATGGACCTGCAACCATAGCGTGCTTTTTTGTCCAAGGGCACCTAATGGGGCCAGAAGTCAAGTTTTATGACACAATCGATTACTTGGTGTGGATGCTCTCAGATCAAAGCTACTGGCTCCCCAAGGACCACCGCTCATATCTTATCGACGGAATGAAGCAGTGGGGTACTTGGGATTGGGAAGAATACGATAACTGGACTCACTTCCCTTCAAACAAAGATACTGGAGCCTTGTCTAAAGCAATTCTCAAGTCAAAATCCCCTAAAGACTTTAAATTAACCCCACGAGTTCTCAAAGACATCAAAACAAGATTTCAATACTCAGTTGAAATATTAGGACTCGACAACTCTGTGGAAGAACTTGTTGATGCATTTATTGAAAAAGAATTTATCAGTGACCTAATACTGAAACGCAAAAGAGGACGTAAACGTAGAAAGTGA
- a CDS encoding HNH endonuclease, translating into MIGYAVLFLFVVNQLVNRLWVYTKNGGSHESELFRACPDLDPVQEEEGVKVAKDEKPTIKRTKTQAESSDIQFDFRYDILKRDNFKCVICGRSPATDFNCKLHIDYIKPWSKGGLTVPENLQTLCDACNLGKGAKV; encoded by the coding sequence TTGATAGGCTATGCGGTCCTTTTTCTATTTGTGGTGAACCAATTGGTCAACCGGCTGTGGGTCTACACCAAAAACGGGGGCAGTCACGAAAGCGAACTGTTCCGAGCATGTCCGGATTTGGACCCAGTTCAAGAGGAGGAGGGTGTTAAGGTCGCCAAAGATGAAAAGCCAACAATAAAACGGACAAAGACTCAGGCCGAGTCAAGCGATATTCAATTTGATTTTCGATATGATATTTTGAAAAGAGATAATTTCAAATGTGTTATCTGTGGCAGAAGTCCAGCGACAGATTTCAACTGCAAGTTGCACATTGATTATATCAAACCTTGGTCCAAGGGTGGTTTAACGGTTCCTGAGAATTTGCAGACCCTTTGTGATGCTTGCAATCTCGGCAAAGGCGCGAAGGTGTAG
- a CDS encoding type II toxin-antitoxin system RelE/ParE family toxin, whose product MNSINWTESAYADLTDLIDYFREQGEPDIGKMLVAKIHKATGTLRTFSHAGRAGLLKGTRELVIPHVPYFLVYQVQQDVVDVLRVMHTSKLWAGIIEED is encoded by the coding sequence TTGAACTCGATTAATTGGACCGAGTCCGCTTATGCAGATCTGACAGACCTAATAGATTACTTCCGAGAACAGGGAGAACCGGATATCGGCAAGATGCTGGTTGCCAAAATCCACAAGGCGACTGGCACGCTCCGCACATTTTCCCACGCAGGTCGAGCAGGACTGCTGAAAGGCACTAGAGAGTTGGTCATCCCTCACGTTCCTTATTTTCTGGTTTATCAGGTGCAACAGGATGTGGTTGATGTGCTGCGAGTCATGCATACATCGAAATTGTGGGCCGGAATAATTGAAGAAGATTAA
- a CDS encoding CopG family ribbon-helix-helix protein: MPSMVSTRFDTATLERLDEAVHALGQTRSGLIKNAVNHYLEYLTWYSAEVQKGLDDVEAGRVFSHEEVADKLKGLGVELD; encoded by the coding sequence ATGCCCTCAATGGTAAGCACACGATTTGATACCGCCACTCTGGAACGGTTGGATGAGGCAGTCCATGCGTTAGGCCAAACCCGGTCCGGCTTGATTAAAAATGCAGTGAATCATTACTTGGAATACCTGACTTGGTATTCTGCCGAAGTCCAAAAAGGGCTTGATGACGTTGAAGCTGGTCGAGTCTTTTCCCATGAGGAAGTCGCCGACAAACTGAAAGGACTCGGCGTTGAACTCGATTAA
- a CDS encoding addiction module protein: MPDINAVINEALELAPVQRAELIESLLASFDSQRAEIDKLWANEAERRIDAHDQGKLKASSADEVFSRIEQQK, from the coding sequence ATGCCTGATATAAACGCCGTAATCAACGAAGCCTTGGAGCTTGCTCCGGTGCAGCGTGCCGAACTCATTGAGTCGCTTCTTGCCAGTTTTGATTCGCAACGTGCTGAGATCGACAAGTTATGGGCCAATGAAGCAGAACGCAGAATTGACGCACACGATCAAGGCAAACTGAAAGCGTCTTCTGCCGACGAGGTGTTCAGCCGTATTGAGCAGCAAAAGTGA
- a CDS encoding type II toxin-antitoxin system RelE/ParE family toxin translates to MNVQFLACAEQEFTEAVAWYNEQSPGLGYDFAAEIKRTLSRMEKHPEAWVPISPRTRRIRVSRFPYSVIYQVRSEYLLVVAVMHMSRHPKRWEERI, encoded by the coding sequence GTGAATGTCCAGTTTCTTGCCTGCGCCGAGCAGGAATTCACGGAGGCTGTTGCCTGGTACAATGAACAAAGTCCGGGATTGGGCTATGACTTTGCGGCAGAAATAAAGCGCACCCTTTCCCGTATGGAGAAGCACCCCGAGGCATGGGTTCCAATTTCTCCTCGGACTCGGCGGATACGGGTTTCAAGATTTCCATACAGTGTGATTTATCAAGTGAGAAGCGAGTACTTACTGGTGGTCGCCGTCATGCACATGAGTCGCCATCCGAAACGTTGGGAAGAACGAATATAG
- a CDS encoding helix-turn-helix domain-containing protein: protein MESTGNLIVIVWDYVKNDFLYLSDKFFTYFGFDPENVYREKLAYPLNRLIPVDAMIMMNGSAFVWDCVSGLPVDQRKNYKIIAEYRMRNDQNKMIRVHYQNITLELTDTGDIWLSMMLFELSPDQNMETLGTISCVDAVSGEAILTVEQVKKNLLEKILSEQEIDVLKRIANGQDTGQIAAGLGVSEKTTDQCRMEIFSKLNAADINDATALIKDVFVDSDPAQSRIVQKINPASLPERIVDLMNQTIHCWVESTGRTKADLAEESKIWRVYRDHNGWRRTQTLDKYLDIHTLPKSPRITQVLQTAYYVLKACRPPSARRDQLEAAVKRVREKQGR from the coding sequence ATGGAATCAACGGGAAATTTGATTGTCATCGTCTGGGATTATGTAAAAAACGACTTTCTCTATCTTTCCGACAAATTTTTTACGTATTTCGGATTCGATCCCGAAAACGTCTACCGGGAAAAACTGGCCTATCCCCTGAACCGGCTGATTCCCGTCGATGCCATGATCATGATGAACGGGTCCGCCTTTGTCTGGGATTGCGTGTCCGGCCTCCCGGTTGATCAGCGCAAGAATTACAAGATAATCGCGGAATACCGGATGCGAAACGACCAGAATAAAATGATCCGCGTCCACTACCAGAACATTACTCTCGAATTGACGGATACGGGCGACATCTGGCTCAGCATGATGCTCTTTGAGCTCTCCCCGGACCAGAATATGGAAACCCTTGGCACTATCTCGTGTGTCGACGCTGTCTCCGGGGAAGCCATATTGACGGTGGAACAAGTCAAGAAAAACCTTCTCGAAAAAATATTGTCCGAGCAGGAAATCGACGTGTTGAAGCGGATAGCCAATGGGCAGGACACCGGGCAGATTGCCGCCGGGTTGGGCGTCAGTGAAAAAACGACAGACCAGTGCCGCATGGAAATTTTCAGCAAACTCAACGCTGCGGACATCAACGACGCCACTGCCTTGATCAAGGATGTCTTTGTTGATTCAGACCCTGCCCAAAGCCGGATTGTTCAAAAAATCAATCCCGCATCGCTGCCGGAACGTATTGTTGATCTGATGAACCAGACCATTCATTGCTGGGTGGAATCCACCGGCCGGACAAAGGCGGACCTGGCAGAGGAGTCCAAAATTTGGCGGGTCTATCGCGACCACAATGGATGGCGGCGGACCCAGACGTTGGATAAATATCTGGATATTCATACTCTGCCCAAAAGCCCCCGTATCACCCAGGTTCTGCAGACCGCCTATTACGTTTTAAAGGCCTGCCGGCCCCCGTCCGCAAGGCGGGATCAGCTTGAGGCCGCCGTTAAACGTGTAAGAGAAAAACAGGGGCGGTGA
- a CDS encoding AraC family transcriptional regulator, which yields MNALVDLLSDMATLDGGAVESCLKGVRFFKDSKPVRRRPMLYNPGICIVASGYKIGHLGGRSFRYDADNYLVTSVAMPFESETHPGEDEPLLGMFIDIDMTQLVDLISQMELQTEVAKVTANDFPLGVGPSVMNADMKDAAVKLLKALRSEREAKILAPGFVREIYYRALCGGQAQVLYSLVKGSGSFAQVARVINMMEGEYSKKLDVEQLAEAANMSVSAFHKAFKEVTADSPLQYLKKIRLARAKDLMVQQNMKAYLAADQVGYESPSQFSREFKRYFGRSPAEIMRETRSA from the coding sequence ATGAATGCTCTTGTAGACTTGCTTAGTGATATGGCCACGTTGGACGGCGGCGCTGTGGAGTCATGCTTAAAGGGCGTGCGTTTTTTTAAAGACAGCAAACCCGTCCGCCGTAGGCCGATGTTGTACAATCCTGGAATTTGCATCGTCGCATCCGGGTATAAAATCGGCCATTTGGGCGGCAGGTCATTTCGCTACGATGCCGACAACTATTTGGTGACCTCCGTTGCCATGCCATTTGAATCGGAGACGCATCCCGGCGAGGATGAGCCGCTTCTCGGGATGTTCATAGACATCGACATGACGCAACTCGTCGATTTGATCAGCCAGATGGAGCTGCAAACGGAAGTGGCCAAGGTGACGGCGAACGATTTTCCACTCGGGGTAGGGCCGTCCGTCATGAATGCGGATATGAAGGATGCGGCGGTGAAATTGCTAAAAGCGTTGCGCTCCGAGCGGGAAGCAAAAATTTTGGCTCCTGGGTTTGTAAGAGAGATATACTATCGTGCGCTTTGCGGCGGGCAGGCGCAGGTGCTTTATTCGTTGGTCAAGGGCAGCGGCTCGTTTGCCCAGGTTGCCCGGGTCATCAATATGATGGAGGGTGAGTATTCCAAAAAACTGGATGTGGAACAATTGGCGGAAGCCGCCAACATGAGTGTCTCAGCCTTTCATAAGGCGTTCAAGGAGGTTACCGCGGATTCTCCATTGCAATATTTGAAGAAGATCCGGCTTGCCAGGGCCAAGGATCTCATGGTGCAACAAAATATGAAGGCCTATCTTGCCGCGGATCAGGTTGGCTACGAAAGCCCTTCGCAGTTTAGCCGTGAGTTCAAACGCTATTTTGGCAGGAGTCCGGCCGAGATCATGCGAGAAACGCGATCAGCCTAG